A region of [Bacteroides] pectinophilus DNA encodes the following proteins:
- a CDS encoding EAL domain-containing protein produces MEKDSVRDIAMTNIVSRLDKEGTFTEVVYEILQETQKYLEATCAALMQINSSQTKIGTVIACNSAGNSNYVPPEVRLEGMQGVLFTEETTVYQKSEADRVQSELLEQLDVSCIVTVPIVINDMIAMYFVIFEQNEEHAYDDRKLQFIQDTARIIQSIAQKKIINNSLLSSYELLREILSNIGSGIIVCSQENGNVLFENDIAQNADEVRRTMKECIQDFFDKGCPMEDIRPVENYDAQSGLWFEVRFAPLNWLDGSPVIICTAVDITQKKKNQQKIEYQAHNDFLTGLYNRMKCESDLRKVIKNAVKDGTTGAVMFIDLDNFKHINDGLGHQYGDVLLQQVAAGIQGIAGLRGHCYRMGGDEFVIIIEPQLYDQLDRLVRIISDMFNRSWYLMGTEYYCTMSMGIARFPEHGSDVNELIKKADIAMYEAKKGGKNRYAYYSAGNDSGSIKQLDIENNMRQAVASECDEFIVFYQPVVDAVTRECVSCEALIRWNSKALGFMAPGEFIPLAEYLGLITSIGDFILEEACRQCKDWNEHGFPDFRININLSVVQLMQKDVVDNVKKILDRTGVNPHNIVLEITESFAINDMERVMNIVKGLRRLGPKIALDDFGTGYSSLNYIKQLPLDIIKVDKTFIDDIVDDDYAKAFVKLIVELSKTIGTKICVEGVESREQYEVLSQIGVDYIQGYYFGKPVPVGEFAHRNLRRDAQ; encoded by the coding sequence GTGGAAAAAGACAGCGTACGCGATATTGCAATGACTAACATTGTCAGCAGGCTTGACAAGGAAGGAACATTCACGGAAGTAGTATATGAGATTCTGCAGGAGACTCAGAAGTATCTTGAGGCTACATGTGCAGCACTTATGCAGATTAATTCATCACAGACTAAGATAGGTACTGTAATAGCATGTAATTCTGCAGGTAATTCCAATTATGTGCCTCCTGAAGTCAGGCTCGAAGGAATGCAGGGAGTATTGTTTACGGAAGAGACAACAGTGTATCAGAAGTCAGAAGCTGACAGAGTTCAGTCAGAACTTCTTGAGCAGCTTGATGTAAGCTGTATAGTTACTGTTCCTATTGTAATCAATGACATGATTGCGATGTATTTCGTGATATTTGAGCAGAATGAAGAACATGCATATGATGACAGGAAACTCCAGTTTATACAGGATACGGCCAGGATTATTCAGAGCATTGCACAGAAGAAGATAATTAACAACTCATTGCTTTCTTCGTATGAATTGTTAAGAGAGATATTGAGTAATATAGGAAGCGGGATTATTGTCTGCAGTCAGGAGAATGGCAATGTGCTTTTTGAGAACGATATTGCACAGAATGCAGATGAAGTCCGCAGAACAATGAAGGAATGTATTCAGGATTTCTTCGATAAGGGATGTCCTATGGAGGATATCAGACCCGTTGAGAATTACGATGCACAGTCAGGCCTCTGGTTCGAGGTAAGATTTGCTCCGCTTAACTGGCTTGACGGCAGTCCGGTAATTATATGTACTGCAGTTGACATTACACAGAAAAAGAAGAATCAGCAGAAGATAGAATATCAGGCTCATAATGATTTTCTTACAGGTCTTTATAACAGAATGAAGTGTGAAAGTGACCTGCGCAAGGTTATCAAGAATGCGGTAAAGGATGGCACTACAGGTGCTGTAATGTTCATTGATCTTGATAATTTCAAGCATATCAATGACGGATTGGGACATCAGTATGGAGATGTTCTTCTTCAGCAGGTTGCAGCAGGAATCCAGGGGATAGCAGGGCTTCGTGGACACTGCTACAGAATGGGCGGCGATGAGTTTGTAATAATAATAGAACCGCAATTATATGACCAGCTTGACAGGTTGGTAAGAATAATTTCTGATATGTTCAACAGATCGTGGTATCTTATGGGAACGGAATATTACTGTACAATGAGTATGGGTATTGCACGTTTTCCTGAACATGGGAGCGATGTTAATGAGCTTATCAAAAAAGCAGATATTGCAATGTATGAGGCCAAGAAAGGCGGAAAGAACCGATATGCTTATTACAGTGCCGGCAATGATAGTGGCTCGATAAAGCAGCTTGATATTGAAAATAATATGCGTCAGGCAGTAGCTTCGGAATGTGACGAATTCATTGTATTCTACCAGCCTGTAGTGGATGCTGTTACGAGAGAATGCGTATCATGTGAAGCTCTTATAAGATGGAACAGTAAGGCACTCGGATTTATGGCACCGGGAGAGTTTATACCCCTTGCGGAATATCTTGGACTTATTACATCAATAGGTGACTTTATACTTGAGGAAGCGTGCAGGCAGTGTAAGGACTGGAACGAGCATGGTTTCCCTGATTTCAGGATTAATATTAACCTTTCGGTTGTACAGCTTATGCAAAAAGACGTTGTTGACAATGTTAAGAAGATTCTTGACAGAACCGGCGTTAATCCGCATAACATTGTCCTTGAGATAACGGAATCATTTGCAATTAATGATATGGAGAGAGTCATGAATATCGTTAAGGGATTGCGAAGGCTTGGTCCTAAGATTGCACTTGATGATTTTGGAACAGGATATTCATCGCTCAATTACATAAAGCAGCTCCCACTTGATATAATAAAGGTGGACAAGACATTTATAGATGATATAGTTGATGATGATTACGCAAAGGCATTTGTGAAGCTTATAGTAGAACTTTCCAAGACAATAGGCACTAAGATATGTGTAGAAGGCGTTGAATCAAGAGAACAGTATGAGGTACTGTCACAGATTGGTGTTGACTACATTCAGGGATATTATTTTGGAAAACCTGTACCTGTAGGAGAATTTGCTCACAGAAATCTCCGGAGGGATGCGCAATGA
- a CDS encoding epoxyqueuosine reductase QueH, which yields MNADNSYEGIKKRNLSKELDRLIGCISAEDIVPKLLLHSCCAPCSSYVIEYLSQYFAITVFYYNPNISEREEYTKRVEEQKRFISEFPAKNKVNFIEGDYEPDVYYAAVKGFEKCPEGGDRCFICYRMRLEAAAELAARMGTFDYFTTTLSISPLKNSAMLNSIGYELGKKYGVPYLLSDFKKKEGYKRSVELSSEYNLYRQNYCGCIFSKTNK from the coding sequence ATGAATGCAGATAATTCATATGAAGGAATAAAGAAGCGCAATCTGTCAAAGGAACTTGACAGACTGATAGGCTGTATATCGGCTGAAGATATAGTGCCAAAGCTTCTGCTGCACAGTTGCTGTGCGCCATGCAGCAGCTATGTAATAGAATATCTTTCACAGTATTTTGCAATTACGGTTTTTTATTATAATCCCAATATATCCGAGCGGGAAGAATACACGAAACGTGTTGAGGAGCAGAAGCGTTTTATCAGTGAGTTTCCGGCGAAGAACAAAGTGAACTTTATTGAAGGTGATTATGAGCCTGATGTATATTATGCAGCTGTAAAGGGATTTGAAAAGTGCCCTGAGGGAGGCGACAGATGTTTTATCTGTTATAGGATGAGGCTTGAGGCAGCTGCGGAACTTGCTGCCAGGATGGGTACATTTGATTATTTTACGACAACTCTCAGCATAAGTCCGCTTAAGAACAGCGCAATGCTTAATTCTATTGGATATGAGCTCGGGAAGAAGTACGGAGTTCCATATCTGCTATCGGATTTTAAGAAAAAAGAGGGATATAAGAGGTCAGTAGAGTTATCATCTGAATACAATCTGTATAGACAGAATTACTGCGGATGTATATTCTCAAAAACAAACAAATAA
- a CDS encoding PD-(D/E)XK nuclease family transposase has translation MNKSELKEYFPYIRSRDEIMDEIKNNAGLSSIFYSWNEQEQNEFISFCSGACGVKIMYDSFFKEVMNAESNPEPLEGFLTTILGRKVHILHVLPNDTTRITDEASLLVTDIIVQLEDGSVANIEVQRIGYMFPAQRCSCYSADMLLRQYKRIRSEKKRDFTYRDVKTVYLIVLYERSPHELSGRPECYIHYGRTSFNTGISLDMLQDFILISLDNFHKHMHNKPIETIEEAWLTFLSDDSPERIIEIITKYPDFKPLYDIIYRMCTDVGKVMNMFSEELRILDRNTTKLMIDTMTKEAEDAKAELEASRAELDGTRAALSEVKERLNLFNAQLDEANSQLNDAHSQLDEANSQLNDAHSQLDEANSQLNEKDAVIAQLRAQLAEALAHNS, from the coding sequence TTGAATAAGTCTGAATTAAAAGAATACTTTCCATATATCAGGTCTCGTGATGAGATTATGGATGAGATTAAGAATAACGCCGGTCTCAGCAGTATATTCTATTCATGGAACGAGCAGGAGCAGAATGAATTTATAAGCTTTTGTTCCGGAGCATGCGGCGTTAAGATTATGTATGATTCATTCTTTAAAGAAGTTATGAATGCTGAAAGCAATCCCGAACCTCTTGAGGGTTTTCTAACAACAATTCTTGGGCGCAAGGTCCACATTCTTCACGTACTTCCCAATGATACCACACGAATTACAGATGAGGCTTCTCTTCTTGTAACAGACATTATCGTACAGCTTGAAGATGGTTCTGTTGCCAACATAGAAGTCCAGCGTATAGGTTATATGTTTCCGGCGCAACGCTGTTCCTGCTATTCTGCTGATATGCTTCTGCGTCAGTATAAACGTATCCGTAGCGAGAAAAAGCGTGATTTTACATACCGTGATGTAAAAACCGTATACCTTATCGTCCTATATGAACGCAGCCCACATGAATTATCCGGCAGACCGGAATGTTATATACACTACGGCAGGACATCTTTCAACACAGGAATCAGTCTTGATATGTTACAGGATTTTATTCTCATATCACTTGACAATTTTCATAAGCACATGCACAATAAACCTATAGAAACTATCGAAGAGGCATGGCTTACATTTCTGAGTGATGATTCACCTGAACGCATTATTGAAATCATCACAAAGTATCCTGATTTCAAGCCACTCTACGATATTATTTACAGAATGTGTACTGATGTAGGGAAGGTGATGAATATGTTTTCCGAAGAACTTCGTATACTTGACAGGAATACAACCAAGCTTATGATTGATACAATGACAAAAGAAGCTGAAGATGCCAAGGCTGAGCTTGAAGCTTCCAGAGCTGAACTTGATGGCACACGGGCAGCACTTAGTGAAGTTAAAGAACGGCTGAATCTGTTCAATGCTCAGCTCGATGAGGCCAATTCCCAGCTTAACGATGCTCATTCCCAGCTCGATGAGGCCAATTCCCAGCTTAACGATGCTCATTCCCAGCTTGATGAGGCCAATTCCCAGCTTAATGAAAAGGATGCTGTAATAGCCCAACTCAGAGCTCAGTTAGCCGAGGCTTTAGCACACAACAGTTAA